In Thermofilum pendens Hrk 5, the sequence GTGCGACGGTGTTGGCGGTGTGGGCGAGGAGGTTGATAGGGTTTTGGGTAATTTGGTCAGGGCTGTAGGGATGCTTGAAGGGTGCCCTGAGTTGAGTATGCTTATACCGGAGGTGAGGAGTAACATTGTATACGCTCTTCCGAATCCGAGAACTGTACGCGACGTGGCGGGTGTTGAGGGTAGAATAACCGTTGTGAATGGTAGGCCTAAGGCTTCTTCTTATCCGAGGTTCGGTGCTTCGTGGCACATGGCGAGGCTAATAGTCGAGGAACAAGTGTAGACCGGAGATTAGGGCTGGGGTGAACCTAAGGTTTGGTGAAGAGGTTAAGGGGTTTCTATACGCGTATGCTGGGGAGAAGGGGTTGGAGGTCGGGTTTATAGATCGAGGTGGAGAGCCGGGAGGGGTTGCCCGGGTGGAGGGTGCTTCGACGCCGTGGAAGGTGAAGTACTTGGTCGAGAACTACGGGGGGATACCCGGTATAGTGGTTGAGGGTGAAGCTCCCGGAAAGGAGCCTCTCCTCGTAATTCTTGGAAGGAGCGCCGCCGAGGTGGCGGAGATGGCTGTGGAAGTGGCTAGGAGGTATGCCGAGTGGAGGAGTAAGAGAGGACGAGGCTAGCTAGAGTCTGTACCGCTCTCCGCCGCTATTCCTCCTCTCCTCATGAATACTACTGCATCGGCTACCACGCTGTCCTCCACGCAGTGGGATACGAGCAGCGTTGCCACGTTGACCGATCTAACTATCTTCATTACCTCGCCTCTCAGCCTAGCCCTGGATTCGCGGTCTATGCACGAGGACGGCTCGTCGAGCAGGAGGATTCCCGGCGTAGCCAGCGCCCTCGCCGACGCTCTCCACCCGATAGCTGGGAAGGCTTTTACGCTCACAGCCCCGAGCCCCTCGCGGGAGGGCTTCCCCCGCTTAGACCCCACCACCGGGCGTCTCGCTGGTCGCGGCGAGGTCCCGCGGCGTACCGGCATGCTCCGAGGAGGTACTCGTCTTCAGGAGCCACTTGTCCCTGCTGGGCGCGGGGGTGGAGGGAGCCGTGGAGAGGCTGGTCGCCAGGGTCGGCTACAGGGCCGTGGGGGTCGAGGTGGTCACACTGGAGGAGGCGCTGGAGGCCCTCGAGGCGGGGGCCCGCTACGCCCGGTTCGACGGGGTAGGCCCGGCGACGCTCAACGGCTGGGTGCGGGTAGTCAAGGCCGGGTTCCCGGAGGCAAGGGTGGGCGCGTCCGGCGGGGTAACGGCCGAGAACGTGGCCGACTACGCGCGGGCAGGGGTCGACGTAGTGGTAACGTCAGCCCCGTTTAGAGCCCTACCCCTAGACTTCACGACGGCGATGGGCCGCTAACGCAACAACCGGCGAGAAAGCCCCACGTCTTAGTCTTGCCGATTTTGAACGGGCGAATCCCAGTCTATCGACGGGTCAGGGATACTCTCTTAGTCTTGCTGATTTTGAACTAGCGCTCGCAAGGCATGCGCAAACGAAGGTCGTCATGGCTCTTAGTCTTGCTGATTTTGAACACGCCGCCGGTCTACGAGGTCAGGCTAGCCGCACTGCTACACTCTTAGTCTTGCTGATTTTGAACTGTATGATAAAAGAATTCACGTCCCGATCCACGTCAACTCTTAGTCTTGCTGATTTTGAACATACGGGGTCGTCCCTCTGCGCGGCGAGCTTGTCTCTTAGTCTTGCTGATTTTGAACTTGTCCCGTACGGATTCGGCGCGCTCATGCTCGCGCCTCTTAGTCTTGCTGATTTTGAACTCCTAAGGCTTGCCCCATTTTGCGCGGACATCCCTCTTAGTCTTGCTGATTTTGAACTGAGGGGTTTGTGGGAGCCTTTTCCCGCAAATCCGGGTTTTATTTCTCTGTGGTGGTATAAAACGTTTTCTGTTCCCTTCTTCCCAACGAGAACAAATCCCCGAAACACTTTTATAAATGACGCCGTCATGCCAATCCGACGGGAAAGCCTGGCAAGGGAGAAATCCCCGAAATGCTTTTATTGTTGACAGTGTCAAGGGTTTATAAGCCTTCCCGGGCGCGGGGCTTTAAGGGTTGAATGGGTTCTTGCTTTTTTGCTGGTGTTTTTCTCTGAGTTTCGCGGCTTTTTCGCAGAGTTTTTCTGGGAGCTGGATGGGTATGAGTGTGCCCCATCCTGTGTCGCTGTGTAGCCCTGCTCCTTCCTCGTATGTTTTCCTCGGGTTTGCCTTTGCGATTGCGAGCGTGTTTCCGGCTATGCCTGGTAGGGGGTCTCTGTGCCTCCCGTCTTTGAGGCTGTAGCCCGGGGTTACGAGTGTTGTTTTGGAGTCGAAGAGGGGTTTGAGAGTGGATGTTGCTAGCAGTATTTCCGCGCTTTTGACTGCCTGCTGGAGTAGCGTTGTCGTTGCTAGGGGCCCGCTCGTGCGCGGGGGTTCGGGTAGCAGTATCGGGGTTACCTGGAGTAGCGCTACGCACTGCTCGTCGCCGGGTAGCTCTTCGAGGAGTATCTGCCCGGGCGCCACCTCGACCTTTACGGGTGCCCCGTCGCTGGCGAACCTCGCGGCGTACTCGCGCGTCGAGGCGCAGTCGGCGCCCAGGATCTCGGCTGCTACGGCGGCGTCTGCGCCCAGCGCGGCTTTCAGGTCTAGCTCCGCGGCGGAGTAGAGGTAGCCTTCGCGGGCGACCTTGACAGCCCTCTCGAGCCCTACCCCCATCCTCCACTCCGGCTTGGCCTCCGCGTAGGCGCCTCTCAGCGCCCGGCCCGCCTTCTCCAGAAGCTCGCTCCCCCTGCTGGCCGAGCCCTCCAGGTACGCTTCGAGGGCGTCGAGGTAGGCTTCCAGGGCCTCGGGGACAGCCCTCCTGAGGGCCTGGAGCTCCGCGTAGCCGCCCGCCAGCGCGGCGTAGACCTTCCCGCGGGAGACGACGTAGCCGGGCCTGAGCTTGACGGAGCGGCACGCGCACCCCTGCCCCTCGAGTAGCGCCTTGACTCCCTCCAGGGGGTCTGCCGGGGGCTCCGGGCGCGAGTAGCCTATCGATGCCAGTAGACCGGCCAGGGTCGAGGGTAGCGGGTAGTGCATCGTGGACGCGTGGGTCGCGGGCCCGCTGGCGTACGGGTCGAAGGCGCCGGTCCTCCTGAACCTGACCCTGTCCACCGGGTATACCAGGACGCGCGCCACCAGCGTCACCCCTCCATCCTCTTGAGCGCCTTGGCGGCCCGGAGCACCAGGGTTGCGAGGCTCTCCTCCCTCCCGTCCGCCGACCTGAGCCTAGCCGCTACAAGCTCCTCGCCCAGCACCCTCCCCGCCACCTCGTCGGGGTTCCTCCTGGTGTTCCTGGAGACCAGGTAGCGCAGGGCGAGCCACGCCTCGCGCGTCCTCGACTCGGCGGCGAGCCTCTCCACGAGCTCGTCGAAGCGCCACGAGAAGAAGTCGTAGAAGAGGCTCGACGAGACCTCCCCGCGTAGCTCCATGGAGGCCAGTAGCGCGGCCTTCCAAACGGGGCTCCCGGCCAGCCCGGCGCCGGGCCCCGCCCTGAAGGGTAGCATCGCGGAGGAGCCGGACCTGAGGTCCTCTAGCCGGACGGCGTCCCTCTCGACGGTTGCGGGCCCGTACACCGCGGTGCAAGCCTTCGCCTCTTCGAGCATCTCGGACGACCTCGCCACGGCCGCGCTGAGCGGGTCCCTGTAGTGGATCGAGAGCACCGCGTACGACCTTCCGTAGCTCCTGGGGGCGGGCGAGACGAGCGGGATTCCGGGCGACGCGTGGAAGCCCCTCGGCCCCCTCCCGCGCTCCCCCCAGTAGCCCCTGCGGGTCCTGAGGGCGGCTTCCAGCGCCACGTACCTCCCGCCGGCCGTCGCAGGCGTCAGCGCGAGCAGGTCGTCCCCGCCCGCGTAGACCACGAAGCCCCCCAGCCCCTCGACCGCGCGTGCGTCTAGGACGGCGCCGTGGCTGAGCGACCTGGACGCCGAGGCGGTGTAGAGGGGTGAGAGCGTGACGGTCGAGCCGAGCCTCCCGGCTACGCTCGCGAGTAGCTCCGCCGCCCCGCCCCCGAGCCCGGCCTGCGCCGCGACCCTGCCCGCGTACTCCCCCGCGCCGAGCCGCAGCCTCGCCCGGAGCAGCCTGGACCCCGCGTAGTCCCCGTCCCCCTTCACCACGGCGAGCCGCGTCCTCCTCTTCCCGGCTATGGACCTGAACAGCTCCTCGATCTCCCTGCGCGCCTCCCCATCCCCGAGCGCGTCCAGGGCTTTCGCGAACCTCTCCCTGTACTCCTGCTCCGTCGCCGCCTCGATGAGGGCTGCGAGCAGCCTGAGCGCGACGAGCGCGACCTCCCTGCCGGCCCTCCTGTAGGCCCTCCGCGCGAGCCTCCGCGAGTAGTACTCGTGGTCCCACTGGAAGCCCGCGAGGACCTTCGCCACGGCCTCCCGGTGCCTCTCGACCACGTCGAGGACCCTGTCCAGGTGCTCCTCCGCTACCTCCGCGTTCGCGAGCTCGTTCGTCGTGGGGACGGACCAGAACGTCCTCGCCGCCGGGACCCCGACGGCCCTCAGCGCGGCGAAGGGGTTGAGGGCTACCAGCCTCTTCGCGAGGCACCTCGGGCAGAGCCTCTCGCCCTCCGTCACGACCCTCCTAGACTCGGGGCCGAGCCCCCCGTACCTGCTGGACGGCGCCCCGACCACGGCCGGCCTCTCGCCGCACACGCTGCAGAAGCCGAGCCTGCCGAAGACCTCGGCCGCCGCGCCGCACCATCGGCTCGACTGGGCCTCGACGTCCGGGTCCACCCTGCTCAGCTTCCACAGGGCCTCCTCCGACGGGATGTACTCGTCCATGAGGTAGTGGAAGTAGAGCGCCCGCTCGTCGAGCGATACCCTGGCGCCGCCCGCCTCCGCCGCGGGCTCCCCGCCGAACACCCTGCCCAGCCACTCCCTGTACCTAGCGTAGGACTCCCCGTGCCTGAACACTATGAGCCTCTGCGGGAGCGGTAGCGTCGAGGCGACGCTCTCGACGTACTCCTCCAGCTCCGAGGCGTCTGCCTCGACCCCGTTCGCCCTGAGGGTCTCGCCGAGCAGCGCGCCCAGCCTCCCCTCGGAGAGGACGGCTCCGACCGCCTTGGACCAGGCCTCGGAGGCCTTCCTCTCTATGAAGCCCCTAAGCGAGGCCTCGTCGCGCAGGGCGTCCTCGAGGGCCCCGGGAACCTCCGGGAGGAAGAGCACAGCGCGCGTGGGCATTATCGGGTGCCTCGGGAAGCCCGAGTAGCCGTACGCGAGCCTCGCCGCCTCCCTGGCCGCCCCGTAGGCCCCGGTGCCCCTGAGCCTTCCGAGGAGCCACGCCGCGTAGAACCAGTTCCCCCTCAGCGAGGGCGTCACGACGACGTCTGGCCCCAGGAGCTCGACGAACGGCTGGACGGTGGCCCACGTGACGAGCGAGGCTACCCACGAGGAGGCCCAGAGGTCGAGGGCCTTCCTGGCCTTGGAGATGTACTCCTGGACCCCCGCGTAGTCCACGACGACCACGTAGCCCCTGAAGGAGCCGCCCCTGAAGGCGTTCGCGAGCGTGGCCGCCGCGTAGACGTGGTCGAAGACCGTGTACACCGGGAACCTCGGGTCGGCCGGCGATACGACGGGCGCGCCGCACGCGCGGAACCAGAGCGGCTCCAGGAGGAACCAGAGCGCGTGGTACCTCAGGGCCGCGTCCCCCAGGCCTGAGAGAGCGTTCGCGAGGCTCTCCGCGAAGGCCGGGGCGGCGGACTCCACTGTCCGCGCGTACGCCCTGAGGTCGCAGCCGTTGCCCGGGTCGAGGCACACGTCCGGGTCGAACACGTTCAGGAGCACGAGCCTCTCCGGCGGCTGCACGCCTGCCCCGTCGAGCACGAGCGGCTCGGCGCCGAGCGCCAGGCGGGCGAGCTCCTTCACCTCCCCGAGCCTCCTCTCGAGGACCTCCGCGAGCCCCAGCCTCTCCGCCACCGCGAGGGCGTCCGCCTCCCAGTGCCCCGCCCCCCGCTTCGCCCAGGGCAGTAGCGGCGCCTTCTTCAGCTGCGCGAAGGCCTTCCACGGCGGCTCGTACAGCAGGGCGGCGGTCTTCACCTCCAGTAGCTCCCCGATGCTCGAGTACACGCCCCTCACCCCGCACCGGGACGAGTGGACCTGCCCCTCCTAGCCCTCGCGGGCTTCACCCGGAGGGGCGTCCTGTGCTCCGACCCGTTGATCACCGCGGAGCGCGAGACGACCTCGAACCTCCCGTAGCCCTGGCTCGTCCTCGCCCCAACGCCGCTGGCGAGCGCGTACTCCAAGAGGCCTAGCAGGAGCGACGCCGGCCCCCCGCCCTGGACGCCGAGCCTCCCGCAGATGTTCGCGAGGGCGCGGTCCACCTCCTCGTGGAGGACGCCCCCTCCCGGCTCGACCGCGACGACGAACCTGAAGACGGCCCCAGGCGCGATCGAGACGTGCGCCACGGGCACGGGCTCGACCTCGTACTCGAACCTCACGGGCCTCCCGCCCCTGCTGTAGTGCGGCGTCACGATGTCTGGCTCGAGGAGCCTGTCCCCGGCCTCGACGGGGTAGGCGTCGAAGAAGAGCAGTAGCCCGGCCCACCCCGAGTCCCCGCCCCTCCCGAACAGGACGTCCGCGTCGTCCCTCGAGGCGCGCTCTGCGACCGCCCTCACGGCGCCCTTGACGCTGGAGCCCGGTATGAACGGCAGGTCCAGCACGTGGTCCCAGCTAACCCCCACCTCGAACACGCTTCTCAAAACCCCGTGCGACACCCCGACGGCTCCCATCGTGGAGAGCTTCGCGTCAACCACGAAGACGTGGAAGCCCGCCAGCGCGAGCCCCGCGGCTAGGCTCTCGAGCCTCTCCCTGGACAGCCTCAGCTTCTCGTCCAGTTCGCGTCCCCGCGAGTAGTTCTCGACTATTCTCTCGATGAGCCTCCTCCTCAGCTCCTCCTTCTCCGCCTCCGGGTTCTTCAGGAGCTCGTCGACGTATCCGTAAACCAGGCCCAGCAGGTCCACCGCGATCACCTCAGCAGGTACACAACCCAGTCCCTCGCGAGCTCCTGGACTTTCACGAGGAGCTCCGCCGCGTCCCCGGGGAGCGCGACGACCCTCCTCTGAGAGACGTCGGCGGCGCCGAGGGGGTCCGACCCGCAGTCCTCGGTCCAGCCGGTCGTCGACGCGCCCCTCCCAACGTCGATCACGTGCAAGTATCTGCTACCCTGGTGTATACCGACGTGGGCGAGGACGGCTCTCCGCGCCTCGGGGCTCAGGAACGGCTTGATGTCTAGGCGCTTGAGCAGGACGACGGCTACCCCGAGCCCGTTGCCCGCGGGGACGGGGGACAGCACGAGCGGCGACTTCCACCTCTTCAGGTCGTTCCTAAAGCTGAGGCGTTGCAAGCAGTAGTCCACGTCTCCCTGCGCGCCTCCAAGGCTCTCCGCGTCGACGACGACGTAGCCCGTGCAGGAGTTTCCCTTGCACACGGCTCTCGGCAGGCCCAGCCCCCACGTGTGGAACGGGAAGCCCGGGCCCGTCACGCCCCATTCAGCCCCGGAGATCGACTGCCAGTAGGCCTTCCACGTGCTCTTCAGCGTGGCCTTGCCTACGGCGCTCAGCACGCACAGCACGTCCCCCGAGCATGGCTTCTTGGAGGGCTTAACCCTCGCGGCCTCCCTGGATGCGTACGGGTACGGGTGCGCCGGCCTCTCGATCAGCGTTACCTCGGCGTTCGAGATCCTCGGGACGCTCGCCACCGTCCTCCTCGCCTCCGCCTCGACGCCGAGGGCCCTCAGCGCCCGCTCAGCCAGCCCCAGGCACTCCTCCCTGAAGCCCTCGAGGTCTCTCTCCTCGAGGCGCGCGGCGGCCTTCTCGACCAGCGGGTGCACGTTGCCCCTCGGCGACTTGGGGGCGAACCTGCCGAAGCCCCTGCTCGAAGCCTTCCCGATTCCGAAGAGCAGTAGCCCGTAGACCAGTAGGAGCTCCTCGAGCCGCTTCACGCTCTCCGCGAGCTCCTCCCCCCGCGCGGGCTCCAGGGCCCCGGAGAGCATGTCCCCGTCGAGGTAGAGCTCGACGCGCATGGAGACGCACCCCTCCCTGAGCGGCTGGACCTCGAAGAGGCTCCTCGCGAACTCCTCCTGCCTTTTGCCCCTCAGCTTGCCGAGCCTCTGGGCGTTCAGCAGTACGCGCGGGACTGTGAACAGCTCGGCGAACCCCGCCGCCTTGTCCTCCGGCCTCGCCTCCCCCCTCAGCGCCCTGAAGCCCCGGTCCTCGAGCTCCTGTAGCAGCGCGCTCGGCTTCTGCGAGTAAACGCCCCACCCTTTACCCCCGGCTATGCTCTTGATCAGCTTTAGCACGTCCTGGTACTCGGCGTAGACGGGTGAGCGGCAGTTCAGCTTCGGCTTCACGACGACCGAGAGGGCGCCCGCCCTGGACCCTACGCGTTGCCCCCCGGGCCTCGCGTGCTCCACGGTTCCGAAGATCGCCTCGACGAGGCCCGGCTTGCTGGACCCGCAGTTCGGGAAGCACTCGACCGCGGCGTAGCCGTGGCTGGCCAGCTGGTCGTCGGGGACGAAGCTCGCTACCACCGCTCTGGTAAGCCACCTCAGCAGCCCCTTCACGCTCCTGGCCGTAGGGAGCGAGTAGTAGGCTTTCGTGCACCTCTCGTCCAGGCACCTCACAGCGTCCTGGGTGTGCCTGCCGCCGTACCACGGGGTGATGTTCACGAAGTCCGCCGAGAAGAAGCACCCCGGCCTCGCGCCGACGGCTGAGAGCTCCTCCACCTCCAACCCGGCTCACCTCCCGAGAAGCGCCCTGGCGAGCTTGCCGAGCTCGACCACGAATGGTTCCAGGGTTGCGAGGACTACGAGCTCCCCGCCGCCCCTGCGTATGCAGTCTAGGAATTCGGCGACTCCCCGCGCGGCGTCGCCGTCCAGCTTCAGGGAGCACCCGGCGGGCGCCTGCCTAGCCGCGTAGGCGAGGATCGCGGCGAGGGCCGAGGCGTAGCCCAGCCCCTCCTCCCTCAGGTCCTCGAGCATCTTCTCCCTGCGCGCGTCCCTCGGGAGGCTCCCGGAGGAGAAGAGCGAGTAGAAGTCTCTGAGCACGCCGTAGTCCTCGACCTTGGACAGGTAGAACGCGAGGGCCGGCACGAGCCCCGCCGCCGAGACGAGCCCCGGAAAGTCCTCCACCCTCCTCTGGAACGACTCCCCGCACCCCTCGGCGCCGCCGCAGAGGTCGCGCACCGCCGTGCACACGCGCAGGGCCTCCTCGAAGGGCTCCGGCAACCCGCTCACCCCCTCGCGATCGCGACCCTCAAGACCCCCTTGCCGACGGTCTCCTTGCCCCCGACGACCAGGTACCCGTTCATCGCGCCCAGAATGCTCCTCAGCTTGCCCCACGCGGACTCGTAGAGCCTGAGCTGGGCCTCGTACCGCCCGGCCTCCAGGAGCCCCCTCAGCTTCTCGAAGTCCTTCACCATGACCGCGCCTACGAGCAGGGAGCCGTACGGGAGGTACTCCTCGCTCCACAGCGCCCCCCTCTCCACGGTCTTCGTGGCGTCGCTGAGCCTGTTCCTGTAGACAACCTGGAGCGCCCCGTTCACCACGCTCCGGCCGACCCCGTCCGGGAGGACGACGAGGTTCCCGAACACCTTCTTGTAGGAGTACAGCACGTTCAGAGAGCGAAGCGCG encodes:
- a CDS encoding thiamine-phosphate synthase family protein, producing the protein MGEEVDRVLGNLVRAVGMLEGCPELSMLIPEVRSNIVYALPNPRTVRDVAGVEGRITVVNGRPKASSYPRFGASWHMARLIVEEQV
- a CDS encoding thiamine-phosphate synthase family protein; this encodes MNLRFGEEVKGFLYAYAGEKGLEVGFIDRGGEPGGVARVEGASTPWKVKYLVENYGGIPGIVVEGEAPGKEPLLVILGRSAAEVAEMAVEVARRYAEWRSKRGRG
- a CDS encoding type III-B CRISPR-associated protein Cas10/Cmr2, whose protein sequence is MYSSIGELLEVKTAALLYEPPWKAFAQLKKAPLLPWAKRGAGHWEADALAVAERLGLAEVLERRLGEVKELARLALGAEPLVLDGAGVQPPERLVLLNVFDPDVCLDPGNGCDLRAYARTVESAAPAFAESLANALSGLGDAALRYHALWFLLEPLWFRACGAPVVSPADPRFPVYTVFDHVYAAATLANAFRGGSFRGYVVVVDYAGVQEYISKARKALDLWASSWVASLVTWATVQPFVELLGPDVVVTPSLRGNWFYAAWLLGRLRGTGAYGAAREAARLAYGYSGFPRHPIMPTRAVLFLPEVPGALEDALRDEASLRGFIERKASEAWSKAVGAVLSEGRLGALLGETLRANGVEADASELEEYVESVASTLPLPQRLIVFRHGESYARYREWLGRVFGGEPAAEAGGARVSLDERALYFHYLMDEYIPSEEALWKLSRVDPDVEAQSSRWCGAAAEVFGRLGFCSVCGERPAVVGAPSSRYGGLGPESRRVVTEGERLCPRCLAKRLVALNPFAALRAVGVPAARTFWSVPTTNELANAEVAEEHLDRVLDVVERHREAVAKVLAGFQWDHEYYSRRLARRAYRRAGREVALVALRLLAALIEAATEQEYRERFAKALDALGDGEARREIEELFRSIAGKRRTRLAVVKGDGDYAGSRLLRARLRLGAGEYAGRVAAQAGLGGGAAELLASVAGRLGSTVTLSPLYTASASRSLSHGAVLDARAVEGLGGFVVYAGGDDLLALTPATAGGRYVALEAALRTRRGYWGERGRGPRGFHASPGIPLVSPAPRSYGRSYAVLSIHYRDPLSAAVARSSEMLEEAKACTAVYGPATVERDAVRLEDLRSGSSAMLPFRAGPGAGLAGSPVWKAALLASMELRGEVSSSLFYDFFSWRFDELVERLAAESRTREAWLALRYLVSRNTRRNPDEVAGRVLGEELVAARLRSADGREESLATLVLRAAKALKRMEG
- the cmr6 gene encoding type III-B CRISPR module RAMP protein Cmr6, producing the protein MDLLGLVYGYVDELLKNPEAEKEELRRRLIERIVENYSRGRELDEKLRLSRERLESLAAGLALAGFHVFVVDAKLSTMGAVGVSHGVLRSVFEVGVSWDHVLDLPFIPGSSVKGAVRAVAERASRDDADVLFGRGGDSGWAGLLLFFDAYPVEAGDRLLEPDIVTPHYSRGGRPVRFEYEVEPVPVAHVSIAPGAVFRFVVAVEPGGGVLHEEVDRALANICGRLGVQGGGPASLLLGLLEYALASGVGARTSQGYGRFEVVSRSAVINGSEHRTPLRVKPARARRGRSTRPGAG
- a CDS encoding RAMP superfamily CRISPR-associated protein, translating into MEELSAVGARPGCFFSADFVNITPWYGGRHTQDAVRCLDERCTKAYYSLPTARSVKGLLRWLTRAVVASFVPDDQLASHGYAAVECFPNCGSSKPGLVEAIFGTVEHARPGGQRVGSRAGALSVVVKPKLNCRSPVYAEYQDVLKLIKSIAGGKGWGVYSQKPSALLQELEDRGFRALRGEARPEDKAAGFAELFTVPRVLLNAQRLGKLRGKRQEEFARSLFEVQPLREGCVSMRVELYLDGDMLSGALEPARGEELAESVKRLEELLLVYGLLLFGIGKASSRGFGRFAPKSPRGNVHPLVEKAAARLEERDLEGFREECLGLAERALRALGVEAEARRTVASVPRISNAEVTLIERPAHPYPYASREAARVKPSKKPCSGDVLCVLSAVGKATLKSTWKAYWQSISGAEWGVTGPGFPFHTWGLGLPRAVCKGNSCTGYVVVDAESLGGAQGDVDYCLQRLSFRNDLKRWKSPLVLSPVPAGNGLGVAVVLLKRLDIKPFLSPEARRAVLAHVGIHQGSRYLHVIDVGRGASTTGWTEDCGSDPLGAADVSQRRVVALPGDAAELLVKVQELARDWVVYLLR
- a CDS encoding type III-B CRISPR module-associated protein Cmr5, with translation MPEPFEEALRVCTAVRDLCGGAEGCGESFQRRVEDFPGLVSAAGLVPALAFYLSKVEDYGVLRDFYSLFSSGSLPRDARREKMLEDLREEGLGYASALAAILAYAARQAPAGCSLKLDGDAARGVAEFLDCIRRGGGELVVLATLEPFVVELGKLARALLGR